The Sphingosinicella humi genome has a window encoding:
- a CDS encoding polyhydroxyalkanoic acid system family protein, translated as MSQPIVINLPHNLGAEEAKRRMQGGIGRLKDHIPGGAADVRSSWEGDRMHLDVRALGQEVTGHIDVMDTKVRLEFTLPAVLALFAGTIEGLLTDKGTELLEDKRPKKG; from the coding sequence ATGAGCCAGCCGATCGTCATCAACCTGCCGCACAATCTCGGTGCCGAGGAGGCCAAGCGGCGGATGCAGGGCGGCATCGGCCGGCTCAAGGACCATATACCGGGCGGAGCCGCCGACGTCCGCTCGAGTTGGGAGGGCGACCGCATGCACCTCGACGTGCGCGCGCTCGGCCAGGAAGTCACCGGCCATATCGACGTGATGGACACGAAGGTGCGGCTGGAATTCACCCTGCCCGCCGTCCTCGCCCTCTTCGCCGGCACGATCGAAGGGCTGCTGACGGACAAGGGCACCGAACTGCTCGAGGACAAGAGGCCTAAGAAAGGTTGA